From Borrelia anserina Es, a single genomic window includes:
- a CDS encoding ABC transporter permease, with amino-acid sequence MFKLAFYNIFRDLRRTIILSLLLTSSVVFLLVFIGYMNFSREGMERNFVSSTGHIQIAKENYFDPKFSSLKNELLLGEKDINFIRNEIVTYDELQFTNLIVNFDGLLGNSSASNPVFAFAYEDPDLITSSLSLLEGEPIFHDSNAGGFLLGSNLAASFGIEKITETNSDLTLMTNLLGKGLNFQNIKVSGIIKFPFSTADNIFAITTIKTLKDLFAFEGGAHVIQVFLKDSSNLEAFKTKLDNFRKDKGIKFDYNDWFEINPYFKSVLGMTRTTFIFILFLVSLLIFIAFFQIMTALSIERTRELGTLRAIGLTKLELFYSLFLEIVIIAVINIIIGVVLAYFAKLFIQFQKISFTPPGYLETYYINIFYYASDIMYVSIFMLILAIFSSILPFIKASKRSVVEVMNDA; translated from the coding sequence GTGTTTAAATTGGCTTTTTATAATATTTTTAGAGATTTGAGACGTACAATCATATTGTCTTTACTTCTAACAAGTTCTGTGGTATTTTTATTAGTTTTTATTGGATATATGAATTTTAGCAGAGAAGGAATGGAAAGGAACTTCGTAAGTTCAACTGGGCATATTCAAATTGCAAAAGAAAATTATTTTGATCCTAAATTTAGCAGTCTTAAGAACGAATTGCTACTTGGAGAAAAGGATATTAATTTTATACGAAATGAAATAGTTACTTATGACGAATTACAATTTACTAATTTAATAGTTAATTTTGATGGACTTCTTGGGAATTCTTCAGCAAGTAACCCAGTTTTTGCATTTGCCTATGAGGATCCAGATTTAATTACGAGTAGTCTATCCTTATTAGAAGGTGAACCTATTTTTCATGATTCTAATGCAGGTGGATTTTTACTTGGTAGTAATTTGGCTGCTTCATTTGGTATAGAGAAAATAACGGAAACCAATTCTGATCTGACACTAATGACAAATTTACTTGGAAAAGGTTTGAATTTTCAAAATATTAAAGTTTCTGGCATTATAAAGTTTCCATTTTCAACAGCGGATAATATTTTTGCAATTACTACTATTAAGACTTTAAAGGATTTATTTGCATTTGAGGGTGGAGCGCATGTAATCCAAGTATTTTTAAAGGATAGTTCTAATTTAGAAGCTTTTAAAACAAAATTAGATAATTTTAGAAAAGATAAGGGTATTAAATTTGATTATAATGATTGGTTTGAGATTAATCCTTACTTTAAATCTGTTTTGGGAATGACTAGGACAACATTTATATTTATATTGTTCTTGGTATCTCTTCTTATATTTATTGCATTTTTTCAAATAATGACGGCATTAAGTATTGAGCGTACTAGAGAACTTGGTACATTAAGAGCAATTGGCTTAACCAAATTGGAACTTTTCTACTCCTTGTTTTTAGAGATTGTCATTATTGCTGTAATCAATATAATTATAGGAGTAGTGTTGGCTTACTTTGCTAAGCTTTTTATTCAATTTCAGAAAATTAGCTTCACTCCTCCAGGGTATTTGGAAACGTATTATATTAACATATTTTATTATGCTAGTGACATAATGTATGTTTCAATTTTTATGCTTATTCTTGCTATTTTTTCTTCTATTTTACCATTTATCAAAGCAAGTAAGAGATCGGTAGTAGAGGTAATGAACGATGCTTAA
- a CDS encoding ABC transporter ATP-binding protein: MGNINLDLRLVNKKYKIGQEVVHANKDISLSLKSRDMVWISGPTGSGKTTLMNLLSGIDSLDTGEIRFNSTLLSSMSEKDRTLFRRYNIGLIFQHFELIPSLTGFDNISLPLRFSRQSTKQLKAKTEKLIEFFELSKFVNKKPRYMSGGQRQRIGIARAFVYNPRLIIGDEITSHLDKETAIFVYTSIQKYLKDKDAIGIFVSHDYNLKNLANKLYRIEDGILSLVGD, translated from the coding sequence ATGGGAAATATTAATCTGGATTTAAGATTAGTTAATAAAAAATACAAAATTGGGCAGGAGGTTGTTCATGCAAATAAGGATATTTCACTTAGTTTGAAATCAAGGGATATGGTGTGGATTTCAGGGCCTACAGGGAGTGGTAAGACGACTTTAATGAATTTGCTTTCTGGAATAGATTCGCTTGATACAGGGGAAATACGTTTTAATTCAACTCTTTTAAGTTCAATGAGTGAAAAGGATAGAACCTTATTTAGAAGGTATAATATAGGGTTAATTTTTCAACATTTTGAACTTATCCCAAGTCTTACAGGTTTTGATAACATTTCATTGCCTTTAAGATTTTCAAGGCAAAGTACTAAACAATTAAAAGCTAAAACGGAAAAATTGATAGAGTTTTTTGAACTTTCAAAGTTTGTTAACAAAAAACCTAGATATATGTCTGGAGGACAAAGGCAAAGGATAGGAATAGCAAGAGCTTTTGTTTATAATCCCAGATTAATAATTGGAGATGAAATAACTAGTCATTTGGATAAAGAAACAGCTATTTTTGTTTATACTTCAATACAAAAATATCTTAAAGATAAAGATGCTATTGGAATTTTTGTTTCTCATGATTATAATTTAAAAAATTTGGCTAATAAACTTTATAGAATAGAAGATGGAATACTTTCTTTAGTAGGAGATTAA